The Branchiostoma lanceolatum isolate klBraLanc5 chromosome 12, klBraLanc5.hap2, whole genome shotgun sequence DNA segment GGTATGttcctgacctttgacattatTATGATCGCTCAATTGCTCATTTTGTTCAGGTGTGGGGCAGGAACTGTTCCGGAATAACAATGTCGGAACGCGATTCAAATGGTTAACTGACACGTTTCAAATCTATAGCGTTTCTCAGACTAGGCAAGCACACTCATAGCATTCGTTTTGCACTCGTTACACGCCTAAATTTTCATTCATAGAAGAAGCGGTGGTTGCCAGGGACTACAATATGGATCGAAGCGGGTACCTTATGGACGACCTCGCGGGgacgccgcccccctcccccttccaccCAGATTCGAACACTCGACCCGTGCCTGTACCAGACCTCTGGGAAGTCGAGGATACACCAGATCCTGATTTTTCCTCAGCTCGTATTCTCCTTCCACCAGAACGGCGCGAATATGACGATGACGACGGCGCCCCCTCCGATCCGGAGAGAGAGAGCCTACGCGAGCGCGATGCCACCGATGGCAACACCGCATCGGCCCCGGACGAGGCGCCTACGAGCCGCCGGTGGAGAGCAGACCTAGACGGTAAAAGAAAGAACTGCCCCTGCTCCACGACAAGGATCTGTCTGGTggtttgtttggttgttgtcCTGTGTGTCGTGATAGCCGCTGTCACGTGGCTGTATCTCACAGGACGACTGTTCGGCAGAAAGAACAAGAACCAAGGCGAGGTActcaatttattcaaattatggCTTGTTATGATATTGGGTATTTCATTCGGATATCGATTTTAATCTGACAATTTTAAAAGTGATAGCTTCAGTGAAATAAGTTACAAGCCATTGAATTTTTGGTTCATGCACATGTATTAATTTAGCATTCAGGAACACTAAAATGCATGTTGGATAACATAGGGTAGACACGATTATCATGAAAATAGCTTTCTTCTGTAACTGTCTTGTTAAGTGTCGCCAGTAGCACTGTCATCAAACTTTGGCTGTCTAGACCATGTCGTCTTCACGTTATTTTGCTGAAACATTCTTTCTTTCATCACATACTAATGCAATTTTGAAGTAGCCATATATCACATGTCCATGTATGCTTAGTATACaaactgaaaataaaagaaGAATGGGGGACATACTAAAGTCTATACAACAAAATAGAAGACAGGAATTAATCATGTCTTCATGTAATACGATTTTGGGTAAACATCGCGTTAGAATATTCCTATACAGTACAGACATAAAACGGTTAGGTCACTGTCCTAGTTATTTCTGTCTGCCATTTCGCTGGCGCGTCAAAATGACTCATGCCATTCTCAACGGAGAGGCTCGTGACTTTAATATTCAACTCAACAGATTGGCTTCAGAATTCAGCTATAACCATATTTTGTAATTCCAACATTGTGTAACAGTGATCGTGTAGGCTTTGGGTGGTGCTAGTACATATTTTGAGGTTGACGTAATTGTCTGAGATCATTGTTCTTTTTATTCCTGCAGGCAAAATTATATCTGATAGGTGAAGACAGGGCGGCGAGAACAAAGGCCTATTGTTTGGATGGGTCGAGGCCAGGGTATTACTTCATACCTGGTGAGCCCGAataacaacattgttttctttgttgtaaCACGTAAAATATCTCAAAGGATGCTACACTTGATAAGAAGCTGCAATATACAAAGTAGTATCTGTATCATGTAATATTTGGAAAGATGATAATTGATCATGTATATGTAggataaatgatttttttttttttacatttagcGCGGATAGGCCGAAGGCTATTTTCATGTCTGTGAGATTTTTGGTTGGAATGTTAAGTCGACATTTTGATTGATGATATAGAATGATAGACAATTGATTCGGTGTTGGTAAGTAGATTATTGTGAGTAAATAAGACGTAAGTAGATTGTGGTAATAATAAGTGATTAGATTTCGGGACGGATATTGATTTAGATTAACTGAGGCTTCAGTAAGTAATTGGAGTATGGCACCTACAAAAATTAGCTTGTTGCAAAGGCCATTTCAAAACAGTTCCTTGTTAAAAAAAGTAATCCAAAATGATAAACCATTATGTTATATTTGTTAATTTTTGGTATACATACATCGATATCTTTTGGTGGTTAATGTCATACATCTGCACGTTAAGATGATTGTGTacattgaaatatatatttgataCACATACGCACAGAGATGTCCTATTTTGTGCTATTTACCTTCGTTAAAACTGAGGTATTGTTTAGTGCTGTTTTCTATAGTTTTCTCTGTCGTTTCCCAGGGACTGGAAGCGGCAAAAACAAATGGCGAGTGCATCTGGACGGCGGCGGCTCGTGTGACGACCTCGCCGAGTGCTACTCCCGAAGTCTAACCGACAACGGCTCCACGCGACGGTTACGCACGAGAGACACATTCAAAGGTTTCCTGTCGACCAATCAGGACGAGAACCCTGATTTCTTCAACTGGAACGTGGTGTATGTCCACTACTGTGATGGCGCCTGTTTCTCCAGTAAGTAAATTCCAtttacattaatccgccgggttacataaatccgccactttgaaaaacagtggagcacccccaggtatgcacagtttagatataaagGAGTGCATTAAACCGGGGGACGTTGAGTTATGGTTGTGCCTATCTTTTCAatgtggcggaattatgtaccctggtggaattttgttagtagatgttagaccCTTGGCCTTTTCACTCGTCCTTCAAGTGACCTCATGTATCATCGTCAAATAATCAATATATCATAGTCTGATCGATTGTCTGTTGGATGATACGCCATGTGAAACGCACCATAATGATGTAATATGtatgaaaattcatatttcatagCCTGATTTACTACTGCTTTCGCGAGCTGTTAATCGGTCTGCTGCTGAATACAGATTACTTTTGAACAGGTAATCGGCCGGAACCGGTGACCCAGAAAGGAAAGACGTTGTACTTCCGGGGCAAGGCGATCCTAGATGCCGTGTTGGACGATCTAAATGAAGTCAGAGGCCTGACGAACGCCACAACAGTGATCCTAAGTGGGGGCTCTGGTGAGAGTGTTTCTGttcaatacattttgttttctctgAATTGTCATTCCAATAGTTTTCCATATTGCCAGTTTGCGATCAAAATGTTCCCTTAAGCTTGAAATCAGACCGATGCTCAATTTGCCAAGAAAATGCAGAGTTTTATTTCATTGGAACGTCTAACTTATATCGTAAAAGATATTGTTACTGTGCCATTTGCCGCAAATATGAGAGAAACTCCATCGGTCATTGGACTCAAAAGAAACCAAAAAGCGGTCCGAAAAATATCATGATGGTATTTTAGTCTCCCGGTCTATCTTCCTGACACTTTTAAAGCACTAGCTAGAAAACACTATTAATGGCTTCCGCACTTTCCCCGCTCCAAACCTTTTATTTCCCACTTCCCTTTCTCATTCTCTTCCCTTCTTCTGTCTCTCCAGCCGGAGGTATCGCGGTGTACCGCCAGGCTGATCACGTGAGGAGCAGACTGTCGCCGTCGGTCCTGTATAAGGTGTTCCCCGGCTCCGGACTGATGGTGTGGGAACTGAACTCCAAACGGGAGGACTTCTTTAGGAGGAGGGCTGTCATGCATGGCATGCTAGGTAAACCTTTTTcttaattccttttttttttaattttttcactagaaatctgacaaaatatcaaacatacaaAAGGGACCAGACAAAGTGACGAGGGACTCAAGTTACATACAACTAATATTCTCGCCACCACTTGTACAGCAtgagaaataacaaaaaaataaagcaCATGGATAATTCGTTAAGTTGCACTGGATAAGAGTTGCgttgcttttgttgttgttcatgtgttttttttttatatatcatcAGTTCGACATATATGTAGCCAAGGATGTTCACAACTTGCCAAAGATGTTACGAAAATCTGACCTTGGGGAACACGTGACTCCCGTAATAAGTTGAAGGTAGTCTGTAACGTCCCCCGCGTCAACTAAGAGAAGTTGTGCTAAGTATGATTGCATGCAAACATGTAGTCATTGGGCAAATAGTATTTGTATACGTATGtgattgattttgcatttttttcttcaaagatgGTCCGGATCACCCCGCCTGTTTGCGAGCCTACCCCGACGATCGATGGAAGTGTCTCCTACCGCAGTTCGCCGCGCCCTACGTCACTTCCGCCATGTTCGTCCTGAACGCTGCATATGACGCATGGGCTCTGAAGAACATCCTACAACTGGACTGCAAGCCGCAAAGTTGCAGCGGCAACGACCTACAGGCCCTGAAACGGTACCAAGCAGAAGTCATCGGAGTCACGGCGAATCTCGACCCCGGGCAGGGCGCGTTTATTCCAAGCTGTGACGACCACTCCATCATAACAACTTCCGACTACAATGAGATCATGGTTGGTGGGAAAACACCCACCGAGGCCTTCTCTGATTGGTTCTTCGATCGGACAGTGAACAGTTCTAGATACATTGACAAGATGGAATGGAATCCAACTTGTTGATGCAATACTACATAACATCGCAAGAGGAGCACGCATAGCTATCAAACCACTATTGTGCACGCAACACCGAACACAgcgtgtattttgttgtcttcaaATTTTGTCCTTTCCTTTCATTTCCACTTTATCGACTAGTACTGTTAGCGAAATACCAGGCAACGGGTTTCATTTTCGAAAATCCAGAAAAAACGACTGGGTGGCCACATGGTGTAATTTATAAGAGTTGATTGCGAATAAAAGCTAAGGGTTGGCTGGTAACTCTGTCACATGATCCCTTTTTCTCTAATTCAACATCTCAACGTGTGTTCTTTCTTATGATTAAGTTTCAACTTAAGAGAGAAAAGAAAGACACTCAAAATATTTCTGGGTTTTGA contains these protein-coding regions:
- the LOC136446161 gene encoding uncharacterized protein, translating into MDRSGYLMDDLAGTPPPSPFHPDSNTRPVPVPDLWEVEDTPDPDFSSARILLPPERREYDDDDGAPSDPERESLRERDATDGNTASAPDEAPTSRRWRADLDGKRKNCPCSTTRICLVVCLVVVLCVVIAAVTWLYLTGRLFGRKNKNQGEAKLYLIGEDRAARTKAYCLDGSRPGYYFIPGTGSGKNKWRVHLDGGGSCDDLAECYSRSLTDNGSTRRLRTRDTFKGFLSTNQDENPDFFNWNVVYVHYCDGACFSSNRPEPVTQKGKTLYFRGKAILDAVLDDLNEVRGLTNATTVILSGGSAGGIAVYRQADHVRSRLSPSVLYKVFPGSGLMVWELNSKREDFFRRRAVMHGMLDGPDHPACLRAYPDDRWKCLLPQFAAPYVTSAMFVLNAAYDAWALKNILQLDCKPQSCSGNDLQALKRYQAEVIGVTANLDPGQGAFIPSCDDHSIITTSDYNEIMVGGKTPTEAFSDWFFDRTVNSSRYIDKMEWNPTC